A stretch of the Bacillus sp. B-jedd genome encodes the following:
- a CDS encoding GNAT family N-acetyltransferase, whose amino-acid sequence MIIDTDTFPVLETKRLILRKVTKDDANSILKYLSNEEVMKYYGLEPFKSINDALDEIAWYQSLQNNKTGIRWGITLKEQGDVIGSCGFHNIVSHHFRTEIGFELSEDQWGRGIAAEAVGAIISYGFQQMNFQRIEALIEPPNLSSQKLVEKLGFIREGLLRNYEFTRGKFDDLFMYSLLKQDFDTVRFQQN is encoded by the coding sequence ATGATTATTGATACTGATACATTTCCCGTACTTGAGACTAAAAGATTAATTTTAAGAAAGGTTACAAAAGATGATGCAAATAGCATTTTGAAGTATCTGTCTAATGAGGAAGTAATGAAATATTATGGATTAGAGCCTTTCAAGTCAATAAATGATGCCTTGGATGAGATTGCCTGGTATCAATCATTGCAAAACAACAAAACAGGCATTAGGTGGGGAATTACTTTAAAGGAGCAAGGAGATGTGATTGGCAGCTGCGGTTTTCATAACATCGTTTCTCATCATTTCCGTACGGAAATTGGCTTTGAATTGAGTGAAGATCAGTGGGGCAGAGGCATTGCTGCAGAGGCGGTTGGAGCTATTATAAGCTACGGATTCCAACAAATGAATTTCCAGCGGATCGAGGCATTAATAGAGCCGCCTAATCTATCTTCACAAAAGTTAGTAGAAAAGTTGGGTTTTATCAGGGAAGGATTATTAAGGAATTATGAATTTACACGTGGTAAATTTGATGATTTATTTATGTATTCTTTGCTGAAGCAAGACTTTGATACTGTGAGATTTCAACAAAATTAA
- a CDS encoding GNAT family N-acetyltransferase → MEIRPYRIEDETGWVRCRVLSFLDTAYFDNVLREKERYENPAIELVAIEDGLVVGLLDVEYESEERTVCSRGTGLGGMIWHIAIHPDFRRRGIGTMLLKEAERVARVKGLNRLEAWTRDDGWVIDWYVKNGFKKVDSYLQVYVEGKELAGAVKSKIPGMHLVQAYGHYVGKEKESINNQFIRVHECTCFEKQF, encoded by the coding sequence TTGGAAATTAGACCATATAGAATAGAAGATGAAACAGGATGGGTACGCTGCAGGGTACTGTCGTTTTTGGATACTGCTTATTTTGACAATGTCCTGAGGGAAAAAGAAAGATATGAAAATCCAGCGATTGAACTTGTCGCGATCGAAGACGGGCTTGTTGTCGGGCTGCTTGATGTTGAATATGAATCGGAGGAACGAACGGTTTGTTCAAGAGGAACAGGGCTTGGAGGGATGATCTGGCATATCGCAATCCATCCGGATTTCAGAAGAAGAGGGATAGGCACCATGCTGCTGAAAGAGGCTGAAAGGGTTGCAAGAGTGAAAGGATTGAACCGGCTAGAAGCGTGGACAAGGGATGATGGTTGGGTCATTGACTGGTACGTAAAGAATGGTTTTAAAAAAGTGGATTCGTATCTACAGGTTTATGTGGAAGGAAAGGAATTGGCTGGAGCAGTTAAAAGCAAAATTCCCGGCATGCATCTTGTTCAGGCGTATGGACACTATGTAGGGAAAGAGAAAGAGTCCATAAACAATCAATTCATCAGGGTTCATGAATGCACTTGTTTTGAAAAACAGTTTTAA
- a CDS encoding heteromeric transposase endonuclease subunit TnsA yields MPKRKRGMNEQKYNRWIKEGRGQGEGKEYKPWLTIHDVPSSGVVSREKSWTVGRIHHLLSRLELNYFYVLDWADAVVDIREQYPLLPLDRTIEIAEDLGIPHPRDPETKEYMQITTDFYLKLKNGTKESFCARTVKPSNKITKRTVEKFAIEKKYYDEQDVDWKIVTDKNLPKGLIHNIEWIHNAVHLEFAPNDLEESMIYELAEPLFYEIISTDRPLARITQEFDRKVGLSIGCGIFIVQHMLATKQWKTDMFTKINPSQPIQLEMKKALV; encoded by the coding sequence ATGCCAAAGCGGAAAAGAGGAATGAACGAACAAAAGTATAACAGATGGATAAAGGAGGGAAGAGGCCAAGGGGAGGGTAAAGAATATAAACCCTGGCTTACAATACATGATGTTCCTTCCAGTGGAGTGGTTTCAAGAGAAAAAAGTTGGACTGTTGGAAGAATACATCATTTATTGTCCAGGTTGGAATTAAATTATTTTTACGTTTTAGACTGGGCAGATGCCGTAGTAGATATAAGAGAACAATATCCATTATTACCTTTGGACCGAACGATAGAAATTGCTGAAGACTTAGGTATACCACATCCAAGGGATCCGGAAACAAAAGAATATATGCAAATTACAACAGATTTCTACTTAAAATTAAAAAATGGTACTAAGGAATCTTTTTGTGCAAGGACTGTAAAACCCTCTAATAAAATTACTAAAAGAACGGTTGAAAAGTTTGCCATTGAAAAGAAATATTATGATGAACAAGATGTTGATTGGAAGATAGTCACAGATAAAAACCTTCCAAAAGGATTAATACATAATATTGAATGGATTCATAATGCGGTACATCTTGAATTTGCTCCGAATGATTTGGAAGAGTCTATGATATATGAACTGGCAGAACCGTTGTTTTATGAAATTATATCAACGGATAGACCACTTGCAAGAATTACACAAGAATTTGATAGGAAGGTGGGTTTGAGTATTGGCTGCGGAATATTTATAGTTCAACATATGCTTGCAACTAAACAATGGAAAACGGATATGTTTACAAAAATAAACCCTTCTCAGCCAATTCAATTAGAGATGAAGAAGGCACTAGTTTAA
- a CDS encoding M28 family peptidase — translation MKKKPLLTAAIAAGLAFSSLGASIVFAKPVESQKVQSFHVFDKKVLNNINVENIYNNIEYLSRTPRVAGTEAEQKAIKYVKEQFESYGYKTELQEFEFYGYKAPDKVELTVNGFSGDLSPLSFTYGMDGNVTAELVFAGLGRVQDLADKDLTGKIALVQRGEISFADKVLNAAAKGASGVIIFNNQSGVINGTLGAPNDNYVPVVSITQEAGQKLVEALKNGSQTATIKIEGAEGGMRTSHNVIATKAPTNKNKGTNKIVALGAHHDSVDGAPGANDDASGTAMTLELARVLKDLPTETELRFITFGAEELGLIGSRYYASKLSEDEKNRFIGYFNMDMVGSRDAGHLVINVADGNPNIVSDTAQASSARMNGAPTPLETGGSSDHVAFTEVGVASASFIHRPLEPWYHTPEDTIDKISKEKLQDVAEIVGTAVYDLVRPENQGPKAVKGKSQKLSHLYHEKQVK, via the coding sequence ATGAAGAAGAAGCCATTATTAACAGCAGCTATTGCTGCGGGGTTAGCATTCAGTTCTCTGGGAGCGTCTATCGTTTTTGCAAAACCAGTGGAGTCCCAGAAAGTACAGTCATTCCATGTATTTGACAAAAAGGTGCTCAATAACATCAATGTCGAAAACATTTACAACAACATCGAATATCTCTCCCGGACTCCGAGGGTAGCCGGAACGGAAGCGGAACAAAAAGCGATTAAGTATGTGAAGGAACAATTTGAATCATACGGGTATAAAACAGAGCTTCAGGAATTTGAATTTTATGGCTATAAAGCGCCTGATAAAGTTGAATTAACAGTTAACGGCTTTTCAGGTGACCTTTCTCCTTTGTCATTTACATACGGAATGGATGGCAATGTCACTGCGGAATTAGTGTTCGCTGGTTTGGGACGAGTCCAGGATTTGGCCGATAAAGATTTGACTGGCAAAATCGCATTAGTACAGCGCGGTGAGATTTCTTTTGCGGACAAAGTCCTTAACGCCGCGGCCAAGGGGGCTTCAGGCGTTATAATCTTTAACAATCAATCTGGAGTGATTAATGGAACACTTGGCGCTCCAAATGACAACTATGTCCCTGTTGTGTCCATAACGCAGGAGGCGGGCCAGAAGCTCGTCGAAGCGCTGAAGAACGGTTCCCAAACAGCCACTATCAAAATTGAAGGCGCCGAGGGAGGCATGCGGACTTCCCATAACGTCATTGCCACAAAGGCGCCTACCAATAAAAATAAAGGAACAAACAAAATTGTTGCCCTTGGGGCCCACCATGATTCCGTCGATGGAGCTCCGGGTGCGAATGATGATGCATCGGGAACAGCGATGACACTTGAACTCGCGCGTGTCCTGAAGGATCTTCCTACTGAAACTGAATTGAGATTTATTACATTTGGGGCCGAAGAGCTGGGGCTGATTGGGTCTCGCTATTATGCAAGCAAGTTGTCTGAGGATGAAAAGAACCGTTTTATCGGTTACTTTAACATGGATATGGTTGGAAGCCGCGATGCGGGTCATTTGGTAATCAATGTTGCTGATGGAAATCCAAATATTGTTTCCGATACAGCCCAGGCATCAAGCGCCCGTATGAATGGCGCCCCAACGCCACTGGAGACTGGCGGAAGCAGTGACCACGTAGCATTCACTGAGGTTGGGGTAGCTTCAGCATCCTTTATCCACCGCCCACTCGAGCCATGGTACCATACTCCGGAAGACACTATTGATAAAATCAGCAAGGAAAAGCTTCAAGATGTAGCTGAGATTGTCGGTACAGCGGTATATGACCTTGTCCGCCCGGAAAATCAAGGGCCGAAAGCGGTAAAGGGCAAGTCGCAAAAGCTGTCTCACTTGTACCATGAGAAGCAAGTTAAGTAA
- a CDS encoding TetR/AcrR family transcriptional regulator gives MNRKESSRDKLIKTASRLFQLQGYHGTGLNQITKESGAPKGSLYYHFPDGKEQLAIESVKRTAEFVGEQIKKGLSTSSNASEAIQNLIYEIAERFEKEGGKGGVPIASVALETSLMGGPLRETCQSSYEGFQALFTGKLIESGFDVERATELGVVINSMIEGAFLLSFTMGNSEPLYLVGKQIPALLK, from the coding sequence ATGAATAGAAAAGAAAGTTCTCGGGATAAATTGATCAAAACAGCTTCCCGGCTGTTTCAGTTACAGGGATATCATGGGACCGGGTTAAATCAAATTACGAAGGAAAGCGGCGCTCCAAAGGGCTCGCTGTATTATCACTTTCCCGATGGAAAGGAACAGTTGGCGATCGAGTCTGTGAAAAGAACAGCTGAGTTTGTCGGGGAGCAAATTAAAAAGGGGCTCAGCACTTCTTCCAATGCCTCTGAAGCTATCCAAAATCTGATTTACGAAATCGCTGAGAGGTTTGAGAAGGAAGGTGGAAAGGGCGGAGTGCCTATTGCTTCTGTGGCTCTTGAAACTTCCCTGATGGGCGGACCGTTAAGAGAAACATGCCAGTCTTCCTATGAAGGATTCCAAGCCCTCTTTACAGGCAAGTTAATAGAATCAGGCTTTGATGTAGAACGAGCGACTGAATTGGGTGTTGTAATCAATTCCATGATTGAGGGTGCCTTTCTGTTGTCCTTTACGATGGGGAACAGTGAGCCGTTATATTTAGTAGGGAAACAAATTCCGGCTCTTTTAAAGTAA
- a CDS encoding DUF2188 domain-containing protein — MRKKNQHVTPALGGGWQVKGAGNAKATKVTKTQAEAINIAKSIAKNQKSELFIHNEGGRIRERNSYGNDSYPPKG, encoded by the coding sequence ATGAGAAAGAAAAATCAACATGTCACTCCTGCACTTGGTGGAGGATGGCAAGTTAAGGGAGCAGGGAACGCCAAAGCCACGAAGGTTACAAAGACGCAAGCTGAAGCAATTAACATAGCAAAGAGCATAGCAAAAAACCAAAAGTCGGAACTTTTTATTCACAACGAAGGTGGACGGATAAGAGAGAGAAACTCTTATGGAAATGATAGTTATCCGCCTAAAGGATAA
- a CDS encoding ATP-binding protein, with protein sequence MPNREPSINRPLLMGIQREAEYKEQLIPDYKGNPFIETLPDILETNDIIKAFAQYPQFEEEQRFWPDNMRMHAIYQLNTLIQPLPFHLDIFNRFSVMIRDGYKGRNPKDIEYKINFSKGFKEVFSSDDDLEEGCKLKSSASGFAVIGPSGIGKSTSIEKTLLLYPQVIKHRHIQGFGYIKQVVWLKLDCPTDGSLKSLCIDFFQSLDKILGTDYEKTMVNSRSTVDTLMPDIAHIASLHGLGVLVIDEIQNLSLAKSGGEKKALNFFTRLVNIIGLPVVMVGTFEALYLFENKFAQARRACGMGDMVLDRIINKKEWDLIINSIWDYQWLKKDTPINDKLKDKLYEESQGIIDIVVKLFMHTQWKAIGSKEEEISEKLITKAAEENLKLIRPYINAIKTGNREKMKKYKDLKAEWLSLNDYILNSDEQVQLFGAVGREHQRANDKKTIESIYYEMVQTGLDMGLEPNQNMELANEISNNKDIEISKKRRLHLIKVAQLLQSPGNSNESKKLPKKPAGKKKANVSVVSERSDLIYAFRKGLEKNIAGVDSLKEGGFIASFYEFV encoded by the coding sequence ATGCCAAATAGAGAACCTTCTATAAACCGTCCATTATTAATGGGTATACAGCGTGAAGCAGAATACAAAGAACAATTAATTCCAGATTATAAAGGAAATCCATTCATTGAGACTCTTCCGGATATCTTGGAGACCAACGATATAATAAAAGCCTTTGCGCAGTATCCTCAGTTTGAAGAAGAACAAAGATTTTGGCCCGATAATATGCGTATGCATGCAATTTACCAATTAAATACCCTAATACAACCCTTACCCTTCCATTTAGACATATTCAATCGATTCTCAGTGATGATCAGAGATGGATACAAGGGTAGGAATCCAAAAGATATTGAATACAAAATTAACTTTAGCAAGGGCTTCAAAGAAGTATTTTCTTCTGATGACGATTTAGAAGAGGGATGTAAATTAAAATCATCAGCATCTGGTTTTGCGGTTATAGGCCCTAGTGGAATAGGGAAATCTACTTCAATTGAGAAAACACTCCTCTTATATCCCCAAGTTATAAAGCATAGACATATTCAAGGGTTTGGATATATAAAGCAAGTTGTTTGGTTAAAATTAGATTGTCCTACAGATGGATCCTTAAAAAGTCTCTGTATAGATTTTTTTCAATCATTGGATAAAATTCTAGGTACAGATTATGAGAAAACTATGGTTAATAGTAGATCTACGGTAGACACATTGATGCCTGACATAGCTCATATAGCTTCATTACATGGCTTAGGTGTTTTGGTTATTGATGAAATACAAAACCTAAGTTTAGCTAAAAGTGGAGGAGAAAAGAAAGCATTAAATTTCTTTACTAGACTGGTTAATATTATTGGATTACCAGTAGTCATGGTGGGAACCTTTGAAGCCCTTTATTTATTTGAAAACAAATTTGCGCAGGCTAGGAGAGCTTGTGGAATGGGAGATATGGTTCTTGATCGTATTATTAACAAAAAAGAATGGGATTTGATAATTAATTCAATTTGGGATTATCAATGGTTAAAAAAAGATACACCTATCAATGACAAGCTTAAGGATAAATTATATGAGGAGTCTCAAGGCATAATTGATATTGTTGTAAAACTTTTTATGCATACTCAATGGAAGGCAATTGGGTCTAAAGAGGAAGAAATTTCGGAAAAATTAATAACTAAAGCTGCGGAAGAGAATTTAAAATTAATCAGGCCTTATATAAATGCTATAAAAACAGGTAATAGAGAAAAAATGAAAAAGTATAAAGATTTAAAAGCTGAGTGGTTATCCCTTAATGATTATATTTTAAACTCCGACGAACAGGTCCAATTGTTTGGAGCGGTAGGCCGTGAACATCAAAGAGCTAATGATAAAAAAACAATAGAAAGTATCTATTATGAAATGGTACAAACAGGGTTGGATATGGGGCTTGAGCCAAACCAGAATATGGAGTTGGCAAATGAGATTTCAAATAATAAAGATATTGAGATATCTAAAAAGAGAAGATTACATTTGATAAAAGTCGCTCAATTATTACAATCGCCAGGAAATAGTAATGAAAGTAAAAAACTACCCAAAAAACCAGCCGGAAAAAAGAAGGCTAACGTAAGTGTAGTAAGTGAGAGATCAGATTTAATATATGCTTTTCGTAAAGGTTTGGAGAAAAATATTGCTGGAGTAGATTCGTTAAAAGAGGGTGGCTTCATTGCAAGTTTCTATGAATTTGTCTGA
- a CDS encoding Mu transposase C-terminal domain-containing protein, with translation MSIERVLWIAKKTNECVTINIMEEKPKPKWQPLEYIDEAISNLNARILTYDPYLLDKNVKEPGEKDIQLRDEAWKRIKDIVDLEPNVYIDKERGEMIGELIKANGYHSKTINNDLRRYWKSGKTINGLLPLFSNCGAPGKDRESKTGKKRGRKRKIEKVLKLELGINIDKEMKQIFRIAIKLHYSDRRKNPLKYAYDKMIEQFFNIGYEEKDGEWKPVIPPKEELPTLDQFKYYFYKERNLKEILIAREGERNFNLTKRAAVGNAGLRAGGPGAVYEIDSTVGDFQLVHSINRKPIGKPIIYYVKDVFSRIIAGLYIGTENASWVGGMLAFENASTDKVEFCKKFGITITSDEWPCMHLPKSLTADRGEFEGYNADRLKDMLGVRPDNTPPYRGDFKPFIEQHFRIMNNKSKPIIPGFVSKSVKERGEKDSRLNAVLTIKEFTKIMILLVLEYNNSIVDSYPLDRDMLEQNLVPTPLNLWNWGMQNRFVGIHIKTKEQIRLALMPRGTATVTHDNGIFFNKKKIGYTCAEVEDAGWFVKARQKRWKVPISFDPRNQEYIYILKEDKFEYIPCKILPQYSAYKDLFDEEIDLTQITVEANNFIANSEINNIKASLNVEIQKTVADGIKKTDAIRGDNYSDRELLQGVNKNKRDEKERERAESSWILEETEKGSNDVLKEKNTDNINVNIGGEGSSPNDQHVENEELFDLINSHLSRRRISNAK, from the coding sequence TTGTCCATTGAAAGAGTATTATGGATTGCTAAAAAAACTAACGAGTGTGTAACTATCAACATAATGGAGGAGAAACCCAAACCAAAATGGCAACCACTTGAGTATATCGATGAAGCTATATCTAACTTAAATGCAAGAATTCTAACTTATGATCCCTACTTATTGGACAAAAATGTGAAGGAACCCGGTGAGAAGGACATACAATTAAGAGATGAGGCTTGGAAAAGAATAAAAGACATAGTTGATTTGGAGCCAAATGTCTATATAGATAAAGAACGAGGGGAGATGATAGGTGAACTTATAAAAGCCAACGGATACCATTCTAAAACTATAAATAATGACTTAAGAAGGTACTGGAAAAGTGGAAAAACGATCAACGGATTGCTCCCTCTTTTTTCAAACTGTGGCGCTCCTGGAAAAGACAGAGAGTCTAAAACAGGGAAGAAAAGAGGCAGAAAACGTAAAATAGAAAAAGTTTTGAAGTTGGAATTAGGTATCAACATAGATAAAGAAATGAAACAGATTTTTCGAATAGCAATTAAGCTTCATTATAGTGATAGGAGGAAAAACCCTCTAAAATATGCATATGACAAAATGATAGAACAGTTTTTTAATATAGGCTACGAAGAAAAAGATGGAGAGTGGAAACCAGTTATCCCTCCTAAAGAGGAATTACCAACACTTGACCAATTTAAATATTATTTTTATAAGGAAAGAAATTTAAAAGAAATCCTTATCGCTAGAGAAGGGGAAAGAAACTTTAATTTAACAAAGAGAGCAGCAGTGGGAAATGCGGGGCTGCGTGCAGGGGGTCCTGGGGCTGTTTATGAAATTGATTCAACAGTAGGGGACTTTCAATTGGTACATTCAATTAATCGGAAACCAATAGGAAAGCCCATAATTTATTATGTAAAAGATGTGTTTAGTAGGATAATTGCTGGTTTATATATTGGAACTGAAAATGCCAGCTGGGTTGGAGGGATGCTAGCCTTTGAAAACGCAAGTACTGACAAAGTTGAGTTTTGTAAGAAGTTTGGGATTACCATTACTTCAGATGAGTGGCCTTGTATGCATTTGCCTAAAAGTTTAACTGCTGATAGGGGAGAATTTGAAGGTTACAATGCTGATAGGTTAAAGGACATGTTAGGGGTTAGGCCAGACAATACTCCTCCTTACAGAGGAGACTTTAAGCCTTTTATAGAACAGCATTTTAGAATTATGAATAATAAAAGCAAACCAATAATCCCAGGATTCGTTTCAAAATCAGTTAAAGAACGAGGAGAAAAGGATTCTAGGTTAAATGCAGTACTGACAATTAAAGAGTTCACCAAAATAATGATTTTGCTTGTATTAGAATATAACAACTCAATAGTTGATAGCTATCCATTGGATAGGGACATGTTAGAGCAAAATTTGGTTCCAACTCCTTTAAATTTGTGGAATTGGGGAATGCAAAATAGATTTGTTGGAATACATATTAAGACAAAAGAGCAAATTCGACTCGCTTTAATGCCAAGAGGAACTGCAACTGTTACACATGATAATGGTATTTTCTTTAACAAAAAGAAAATTGGCTATACTTGTGCTGAAGTTGAGGATGCCGGTTGGTTTGTTAAGGCTAGACAAAAAAGATGGAAGGTTCCAATTTCATTCGATCCACGGAACCAGGAGTATATTTACATATTAAAGGAAGATAAATTTGAATATATTCCTTGCAAGATATTGCCTCAATATAGTGCTTATAAAGATTTATTTGATGAAGAAATAGATTTAACCCAAATAACTGTCGAGGCAAATAATTTCATAGCAAATTCAGAGATCAATAATATTAAAGCCTCATTAAACGTAGAGATACAAAAGACAGTAGCGGATGGAATTAAAAAGACAGATGCTATAAGAGGAGATAATTATTCCGATAGAGAGTTGTTACAAGGAGTAAATAAAAATAAAAGGGATGAAAAAGAAAGAGAGAGGGCGGAATCAAGTTGGATTCTTGAGGAGACAGAAAAAGGTAGTAATGATGTTCTTAAGGAAAAGAACACTGATAATATAAACGTTAACATTGGAGGAGAAGGTTCATCTCCGAATGATCAGCATGTGGAAAATGAAGAATTGTTTGATTTGATTAATTCCCATTTAAGCAGGAGGAGAATAAGTAATGCCAAATAG
- a CDS encoding TnsD family Tn7-like transposition protein, producing the protein MQVSMNLSEQKNDAKELAYFPEPYPDEDYRNLVIRYCHKTNTSLVECMNKLFNVNTNSPNYFPYNLGYLVRKLPYDEVEFIESFIGKNTFFPVYSLFIPLQLSEQIMSDFKEVPTNKDLAMLGLRHNIGKELKYCSRCIEEDLRKGREPYTHRIHQFTNLNICLFHKTKLIYKCPICNVYLYEENNKNPRISVLECKNGHSIKSEEYEKELFTNIKINVLEGLQFLFENYSKLKGFPLYDYYRVYLVQKGYMDLLGRLNNKIFYKDFLEFYSEDLFIQLGYSIKQLKNRLALRIFTMDKYSYDPILHILAIIFLAGSLEHFFNEPLPNIHCNIPFGNGPWPCLNITCKYYEDKVVKKCDRYITRRGNLYGNFLCLHCGFRYQLKFDINVPINESRLWINDYGDVWKDTLIELYNNGFSQIEIARELNVNRSTVKKYIQKIGTEKFREPNHNPMVDNISRKTPSSSRKLSDDEYKELKLIIKELCKDKSLTRINISDIVGPKKYRAMLRMEPEWMNEVLPEKVHKFVEKDWQSIDLILADVIERKAKELYKSNPTRRITKYLILGRLDPSDKKRIIHHPDKLMESMGIINKYVENIEAYQIRIIPHALTYMKKTSYNTDPERIYCFRLFDGCSEKVKQEIVKYINTCNEENDDIEI; encoded by the coding sequence TTGCAAGTTTCTATGAATTTGTCTGAACAGAAAAATGATGCAAAGGAGTTAGCATATTTTCCTGAACCATATCCTGATGAGGACTATCGTAACTTAGTTATACGTTATTGTCATAAAACAAATACATCTTTAGTAGAGTGTATGAATAAGTTGTTTAATGTAAATACCAATAGTCCCAATTACTTTCCCTATAATTTAGGGTATCTTGTGCGAAAGCTTCCATATGATGAAGTAGAATTTATAGAAAGCTTTATTGGTAAAAATACGTTTTTTCCAGTTTATTCACTTTTCATACCTTTACAGCTATCGGAACAAATAATGAGTGACTTTAAAGAAGTTCCAACAAATAAAGATTTAGCTATGTTAGGTTTGCGGCACAATATAGGCAAAGAATTAAAGTATTGTTCAAGATGTATTGAGGAGGACCTTAGGAAAGGTAGAGAGCCTTATACGCATAGAATTCACCAATTCACCAATTTAAATATATGTCTATTTCATAAGACTAAACTTATATATAAATGCCCCATATGTAATGTCTATTTATATGAGGAGAATAACAAGAATCCGCGTATTTCAGTTTTAGAATGTAAAAACGGCCATAGTATTAAGAGTGAAGAATATGAAAAAGAGCTCTTTACTAATATTAAGATAAATGTCCTAGAGGGCTTACAATTTCTATTTGAAAATTACTCAAAACTAAAAGGCTTTCCACTTTACGATTATTATAGGGTCTATTTGGTGCAAAAAGGTTATATGGATTTATTAGGAAGATTAAATAATAAAATCTTTTATAAAGATTTTCTGGAGTTTTATTCAGAAGATCTTTTTATTCAATTAGGCTATAGCATAAAGCAACTTAAAAATAGGCTGGCGTTAAGAATTTTTACAATGGATAAGTACTCATATGATCCAATTCTTCATATCCTTGCAATAATTTTTTTAGCCGGCTCACTTGAACATTTTTTTAATGAACCCCTTCCAAACATACATTGTAATATTCCATTCGGTAACGGACCTTGGCCTTGTTTGAATATAACTTGTAAATATTATGAAGACAAAGTAGTCAAAAAGTGTGACAGGTATATAACAAGAAGAGGCAACCTTTATGGTAATTTTCTCTGTTTACATTGCGGATTTCGTTATCAATTAAAATTTGATATAAATGTACCTATTAACGAAAGTAGATTATGGATTAATGATTACGGGGACGTTTGGAAAGATACATTAATAGAATTATATAATAATGGTTTTAGCCAAATCGAGATTGCTAGAGAACTTAATGTTAATAGAAGTACAGTAAAAAAATATATACAAAAAATTGGAACTGAAAAATTTAGAGAGCCAAATCATAATCCAATGGTAGATAATATAAGCAGGAAAACTCCTTCATCAAGTAGAAAATTAAGTGATGATGAATATAAAGAATTAAAGTTAATAATCAAAGAGTTGTGTAAGGATAAGTCACTCACAAGAATAAATATAAGTGATATAGTTGGTCCTAAAAAGTATAGAGCTATGTTGCGTATGGAACCAGAGTGGATGAATGAAGTGTTACCCGAAAAAGTACACAAATTCGTGGAGAAAGATTGGCAAAGTATTGATTTGATTTTGGCTGATGTGATTGAGAGAAAAGCAAAAGAACTATATAAAAGTAACCCTACGAGAAGGATAACAAAATACTTAATTCTAGGAAGGTTAGATCCCTCCGATAAAAAAAGAATTATACATCATCCGGATAAACTGATGGAATCCATGGGAATTATTAATAAGTATGTTGAAAACATAGAAGCATATCAGATAAGAATTATTCCGCATGCATTAACATATATGAAAAAAACTAGTTATAACACAGATCCGGAAAGGATATACTGTTTTCGATTATTCGATGGTTGCTCAGAAAAAGTGAAACAAGAAATAGTTAAGTATATTAATACCTGTAATGAAGAAAATGATGACATAGAAATATAG